Part of the Halogeometricum sp. S3BR5-2 genome, GCTCCTCGGCCGGGAACTCGCCGGACTCGACCGCCTCGCGGTACTCCGAGACGGCGTCGAGCATCTCGCTTCTGAGGTCGCCGAACTGCTTCGAGAACGGCGGCGACCGCTCGGAGAGACCGAGGACGTCGTCGACGACGAGCACCTGCCCGTCGCAGTCCCCGCCCGCGCCGATGCCGATGGTGGGAATCGAGAGCGCGTCGGTCACCTGCGCGGCGAGGTTGGCGGGGACGTGTTCGAGCACCAGGGCGAACGCCCCGGCGTCCTCGTGTCTGCGGGCCAAATCGAGTATCTCGTGGGCCTCGTCGCGAGTCGTCCCCTGCCGGCCGTAGCCCGTCTCCTTCACCCGTTGGGGCGTGAGGCCGAGGTGCGCCATCACGGGAACGCCGAGTTCGACGAGTCGTTCCGTGAGGTCGACCGTGCGGGGGCCGGACTCCAACTTCACCGCGTCGGCCTCGGCCTCCTTCAGCATCCGACCGCAGTTCCGAACGCTCTCGGCGTCGTCGACGCCGACGGAGAGGAAGGGCATGTCGGCGACGACGAGGGCGTCGTCGGCGCCGCGCGCGACGGCCGCCGTCCGCGACGCTATCTCGTCGACGGTGACCGGGAGCGTCGACTCGTAGCCGAGGTCGGTGTTGCCGACGCTGTCGCCGACGAGGAGCACGTCGATACCCGCGTCGTTCGCCACTCGGGCGGTCGTCGCGTCGTAGGCGGTCAGCATCGTGATGGGCGTCGCGCCCGCCATCTCGCGCACGTCGCGTACCGTCGTCATGCCCTATCCGACTCCGCTTTCCGTGTTAAGCGTCCCGTTGTCACTCATTCAATGAACTCGTTATGTTGGATGAGCGTGACTGACAGCTCGATGTCCCCGCTCGCGCGGACGACGGACCGCGGCGTCTCCCCCCGTTCTCGGGGGACGCTGATGCTCCTCGTCGTCGTCCTTCTGGCCGCCGTCCTGGGCGGTATCGCCTTCGGATTTCAGGACTTCCTCGTCGAACCCGGCCCCCGGGTCGCGTTCGACGTCGAGTACCACGCCGACGGGTCGACGTCGACGCTCCGCGAGATACCGATTCCGCGCGAACCCGTCTCGAAATCCGCCGACTGCTGAGGCGCGGAAACCGGCACGCATTACTCGCTCGCCCCGAAGGGCTACACCGTGTCACGCGTCGAACGGACCAACCCCGACGGAGTCGACTACGGGTGGGTGATGCAGACGACGTTTGTCGTCACCATCCTCACCGGGTCGCCCACCGTCGCCGCCCTCTCGGTCGCCTACGACCTCCCGACGTGGGCCGCGCGCGTCTCCTTCGCCGTCCGGGTCGGGGCGGTCATCTGGATTCTCACCGCCGTCGCCGTCTTCCTCTACGCGAAGCGGACGGACGCCGGGGACGGCGGCACCCCACCGGAGGCGGCGGTGGACGCCGACGACTGAGTCCGCGCGCCGCGTCCGCAAATCGCCCGCGGGCGATGCCCGGAAACTCTTTGTCCCGACTCCGTGACCTGCGGGTATGATTGACGACACGATAGAGGAAATCAGGGAGATGCAGACGCACAGTTCCTCGGTCGTCGCCATCAAAGCCGCGCGCGCGCTGACGGACCTCCTCGACCGCGACCACGCGACGGTCGAGGAGTTCGAACGCGACCTCGAACGCAACGTGGGCGCGCTGAAGCGTGCGAATCCGTCGCACGCGTCCCTGTACAACGCGATGCAGGAGATCGTCGACCGGGTGAAGGGGGAGGCGTCGTCGGTCGAGGAGGCGAAGGCGCTCACCGAGGAGTCCATCGAACGGGTCGTCGACGACGTCGAACAGGGGAAGTCCCGCGCGGCCGCCCACGCCGCGGATACGTTCGCGGACGGCGAGACGTTCCTCACGCACGACTACTCCTCGACGGTGCTCGACGCCGTCAAGGGCGCCGCGTCGGCCGGGACGAACCTCACCGCCTACGTGACGGAGGCCCGTCCGCGCTACCTCGGACGGAAGTCGGCGCGGACGCTCGCGGACATCGACCGGGTCGAACCGCACCTTCTCGTCGACGGCGCGGCGGGCATCTTCCTCGAAAAGTGCGACCGGGTCGTCGTGGGGATGGACTGCATCGTCGGCAACACCCTGTACAACCGCGTCGGCACGTTCCCCATCGCCGCCACTGCCAACGAACTCGACGTGCCCGTCACCGTCGTCGGGTCGGGCGCGAAGGTGGTCGAGAGCGGCTTCGTCTTCGAGAACGAGATTCGCTCCTCGGCGGAGGTGTCGCTGGAACCCGTCGAGAACGTCTACATCGAGAACCCCGCCTACGACGCCACGCCGATGACGCTCGTCGACCAGGTCATCACCGACGACGGCGTCCTCCACTTCGAGGTCTGACCCCGTTCTCTC contains:
- the panB gene encoding 3-methyl-2-oxobutanoate hydroxymethyltransferase, with the translated sequence MTTVRDVREMAGATPITMLTAYDATTARVANDAGIDVLLVGDSVGNTDLGYESTLPVTVDEIASRTAAVARGADDALVVADMPFLSVGVDDAESVRNCGRMLKEAEADAVKLESGPRTVDLTERLVELGVPVMAHLGLTPQRVKETGYGRQGTTRDEAHEILDLARRHEDAGAFALVLEHVPANLAAQVTDALSIPTIGIGAGGDCDGQVLVVDDVLGLSERSPPFSKQFGDLRSEMLDAVSEYREAVESGEFPAEEHGHTADELDELY
- a CDS encoding type IV pilin; the protein is MSPLARTTDRGVSPRSRGTLMLLVVVLLAAVLGGIAFGFQDFLVEPGPRVAFDVEYHADGSTSTLREIPIPREPVSKSADC
- a CDS encoding DUF5822 domain-containing protein encodes the protein MSRVERTNPDGVDYGWVMQTTFVVTILTGSPTVAALSVAYDLPTWAARVSFAVRVGAVIWILTAVAVFLYAKRTDAGDGGTPPEAAVDADD
- a CDS encoding translation initiation factor eIF-2B; this translates as MIDDTIEEIREMQTHSSSVVAIKAARALTDLLDRDHATVEEFERDLERNVGALKRANPSHASLYNAMQEIVDRVKGEASSVEEAKALTEESIERVVDDVEQGKSRAAAHAADTFADGETFLTHDYSSTVLDAVKGAASAGTNLTAYVTEARPRYLGRKSARTLADIDRVEPHLLVDGAAGIFLEKCDRVVVGMDCIVGNTLYNRVGTFPIAATANELDVPVTVVGSGAKVVESGFVFENEIRSSAEVSLEPVENVYIENPAYDATPMTLVDQVITDDGVLHFEV